Proteins from a single region of Gossypium arboreum isolate Shixiya-1 chromosome 1, ASM2569848v2, whole genome shotgun sequence:
- the LOC108456074 gene encoding putative anthocyanidin reductase isoform X2 has protein sequence MEGYFSAPAEEKTEVAASPTCCVTGATGYIGSWLVKLLLERGYKVHATVRNPEKALHLLQLWNGGDGLRLFKADLLEEGSFDEAVKGCNGVFHVAASMEFDANTNENIESYVRSNIIDPAIKGTENLLKSCLKSKTVKRVVFTSSISTITAKDSNGNWRSVVDESCQTTIDHVLNAKASGWVYVLSKLLTEEAAFKFANENAIDLVSVITTTVAGPFLTTTIPSSIQVLLSPITGDPKYLSIVSAVNARMGSIALVHIEDICSAHIFLMEHDKAEGWRLGKKVQNFQRFLPGS, from the exons ATGGAGGGTTATTTTAGTGCTCCGGCGGAGGAGAAGACGGAAGTGGCGGCGTCTCCTACGTGTTGCGTCACCGGCGCCACCGGTTACATCGGGTCATGGTTGGTGAAGCTTCTTCTTGAAAGAGGTTATAAAGTTCATGCCACAGTGAGAAATCCAG AAAAGGCTTTACATCTATTACAACTATGGAATGGAGGTGACGGACTGAGATTATTCAAAGCTGATTTGCTCGAAGAAGGGAGCTTTGATGAAGCTGTCAAGGGCTGCAACGGTGTATTTCATGTGGCAGCTTCAATGGAATTCGATGCCAATACAAACGAAAATATTG AATCATACGTTAGATCAAACATTATTGACCCTGCAATCAAAGGCACTGAAAACCTCCTCAAATCTTGCTTGAAATCCAAGACAGTGAAAAGGGTTGTTTTCACATCCTCCATAAGTACTATCACTGCCAAAGACAGCAATGGAAATTGGAGATCTGTTGTGGATGAATCTTGCCAGACCACAATTGATCATGTCTTGAATGCAAAAGCAAGTGGATGG GTTTATGTGCTCTCCAAGCTTTTGACTGAAGAAGCAGCATTCAAGTTTGCAAACGAGAATGCTATTGACCTTGTTTCAGTGATAACCACGACTGTAGCCGGTCCTTTCCTCACAACCACCATTCCCTCAAGCATTCAAGTGCTCTTGTCACCAATCACAG GTGATCCCAAGTACTTGTCAATAGTGTCTGCTGTAAACGCAAGAATGGGGTCGATAGCTTTAGTCCACATTGAAGATATATGCAGTGCCCACATTTTTCTAATGGAGCATGACAAAGCAGAAG GTTGGAGGCTGGGGAAAAAAGTACAAAACTTCCAGAGATTTCTTCCAGGAAGTTAA
- the LOC108454183 gene encoding uncharacterized protein LOC108454183, translated as MPTVWFSLKRSLHCKSEPSDVHDPKTRKQLSTILTRKAGRSGCSRSIANLKDVIHGSKRHLEKPPSCSPRSIGSSEFLNPITHEVILSNSRCELKITGFGGFQDSLTNGGNMDANGGGGGGGGSGGGSTFVGTLRPGTPGPGGHPTMHYFNPSFRNSSTTTPPRKSPFLVSERKGSGGNGHSSNRVPLDADSNGSSTVTCHKCGEQFNKWEAAETHHLSKHAVTELVEGDSSRKIVEIICRTSWLKSENHCGRIERVLKVHNMQKTLARFEDYREMVKIKASKLPKKHPRCIADGNELLRFYGTTVACSLGLNGSSSLCISEKCCVCRIIRNGFSAKKELKEGLGVFTTSTSGRAFESIQILEDDPSIRKALIVCRVIAGRVHRPLENIQEMAGQTGFDSLAGKVGLYSNIEELYLLNPRALLPCFVVICKP; from the exons atgccaACAGTTTGGTTTTCATTGAAGAGATCTTTACACTGCAAATCAGAGCCATCAGATGTTCATGACCCAAAAACCAGGAAGCAATTGAGTACAATATTGACAAGGAAAGCAGGGAGGTCTGGTTGTTCAAGGTCTATAGCAAACCTCAAGGATGTCATTCATGGAAGCAAGAGACATTTAGAGAAGCCACCCAGTTGTAGTCCTAGATCCATTGGGAGCAGTGAGTTCCTTAACCCTATTACCCATGAAGTTATTCTTAGCAACTCTAGGTGTGAGCTCAAAATCACTGGTTTTGGAGGCTTCCAAGATAGTCTCACTAATGGAGGTAACATGGATGCTAATGGCGGCGGCGGCGGCGGCGGCGGGAGCGGTGGTGGCTCAACTTTTGTTGGTACTTTAAGGCCTGGAACACCAGGGCCTGGAGGTCACCCAACAATGCATTATTTTAACCCTTCTTTTAGGAATTCTTCCACTACTACTCCTCCAAGGAAATCACCTTTCCTTGTATCAGAAAGGAAAGGTAGTGGTGGAAATGGGCATTCAAGCAATAGAGTTCCACTTGACGCAGACTCTAATGGAAGTTCTACAGTCACTTGTCACAAATGTGGAGAACAATTCAACAAATGGGAAGCTGCTGAAACTCACCATCTATCTAAGCATGCTG TTACTGAACTTGTGGAAGGCGACTCATCTAGGAAGATTGTTGAAATCATATGCCGAACAAGTTGGTTAAAGTCTGAGAACCATTGTGGCCGGATTGAAAGGGTTTTGAAGGTCCACAACATGCAAAAGACTCTGGCTCGATTCGAAGATTATAGAGAAATGGTGAAGATTAAAGCAAGCAAACTTCCCAAGAAACATCCTCGGTGCATTGCTGATGGAAATGAGCTCTTGAGGTTCTATGGCACAACCGTGGCATGTTCTCTTGGTCTAAATGGCTCCTCAAGTCTTTGTATATCCGAAAAATGTTGTGTATGTCGAATTATTAGGAATGGCTTCTCTGCCAAGAAAGAGCTCAAGGAAGGACTTGGTGTTTTTACAACTTCCACAAGTGGACGAGCTTTCGAGTCCATTCAAATTCTCGAAGACGATCCATCTATAAGGAAAGCTTTAATAGTTTGCAGAGTAATAGCTGGACGAGTTCATAGACCTTTGGAGAATATACAAGAAATGGCAGGCCAAACCGGGTTTGATTCATTGGCCGGGAAAGTCGGTCTATATTCGAACATCGAAGAACTTTATCTGCTCAATCCCAGAGCTCTACTTCCTTGTTTTGTGGTAATCTGCAAACCTTAG
- the LOC108481898 gene encoding uncharacterized protein LOC108481898: protein MIQEKNQAQQPPPPNAPLVAPPVAPSPPLTTESSKRIPIEKLRKFGAKEFQGRLDDDSIKAEYWLQNLVRVFKQMACSPDDYLRCAISLLKEEAYNQWKTIETVVLENKLYWEFFQSEFKKKYVGKRYLDKKKRVFLDLRQRNQSIAKYEREFVCLSKYARDIVSIEEEMCIRFEERLNDEIRMMIGDIEIGEFVVLSDRSQKMEEMYNRNMQQERRSKESYKRSSSKSFSTFSAKKFRGDSGRSNSMPERSNKNRATPQGFRATIKPVACNDTKFMGIEKSKL, encoded by the coding sequence ATGATACAAGAAAAGAATCAAGCTCAACAACCTCCTCCCCCTAATGCACCACTAGTAGCACCTCCAGTTGCTCCTTCACCTCCTTTGACAACTGAATCTAGTAAGCGAATTCCAATAGAAAAGCTCAGAAAGTTTGGGGCCAAAGAATTTCAGGGAAGATTGGATGACGATTCAATCAAAGCTGAATATTGGCTACAGAATTTAGTAAGAGTTTTTAAACAAATGGCTTGTTCTCCAGATGATTATTTAAGATGTGCAATTTCTTTACTAAAAGAAGAAGCATACAATCAGTGGAAGACTATAGAAACAGTGGTACTTGAAAATAAACTTTATTGGGAATTTTTCCAGagtgagtttaaaaagaaatatgtcgGTAAGAGATATCTAGACAAGAAGAAGAGGGTATTTCTTGATTTACGACAGAGGAATCAGTCAATAGctaagtatgaaagagaatttgtatgccttagcaaatatgctcgagatattGTATCGATTGAAGAGGAAATGTGTATTAGATTCGAGGAAAGACTAAATGATGAGATCAGAATGATGATTGGGGATATAGAAATTGGAGAATTCGTTGTTTTATCAGATAGATCCCAGAAAATGGAAGAAATGTATAATAGAAATATGCAACAGGAAagaagaagtaaagaatcttATAAGAGAAGTTCTTCAAAATCATTCTCAACATTTTCGGCTAAAAAGTTTAGAGGTGATTCAGGTCGATCCAACTCAATGCCAGAACGATCGAATAAGAACAGAGCAACTCCGCAAGGATTTAGGGCAACCATTAAACCTGTAGCTTGTAATGACACAAAATTCATGGGCATCGAAAAAAGTAAATTATAA
- the LOC108456074 gene encoding putative anthocyanidin reductase isoform X1, protein MEGYFSAPAEEKTEVAASPTCCVTGATGYIGSWLVKLLLERGYKVHATVRNPEKALHLLQLWNGGDGLRLFKADLLEEGSFDEAVKGCNGVFHVAASMEFDANTNENIESYVRSNIIDPAIKGTENLLKSCLKSKTVKRVVFTSSISTITAKDSNGNWRSVVDESCQTTIDHVLNAKASGWVYVLSKLLTEEAAFKFANENAIDLVSVITTTVAGPFLTTTIPSSIQVLLSPITGDPKYLSIVSAVNARMGSIALVHIEDICSAHIFLMEHDKAEGKYICCACSSPMYELINHLAQENPSLDIQRLEAGEKSTKLPEISSRKLKDLGFTYKNGIEDIIHQTITTCVDYGFLKI, encoded by the exons ATGGAGGGTTATTTTAGTGCTCCGGCGGAGGAGAAGACGGAAGTGGCGGCGTCTCCTACGTGTTGCGTCACCGGCGCCACCGGTTACATCGGGTCATGGTTGGTGAAGCTTCTTCTTGAAAGAGGTTATAAAGTTCATGCCACAGTGAGAAATCCAG AAAAGGCTTTACATCTATTACAACTATGGAATGGAGGTGACGGACTGAGATTATTCAAAGCTGATTTGCTCGAAGAAGGGAGCTTTGATGAAGCTGTCAAGGGCTGCAACGGTGTATTTCATGTGGCAGCTTCAATGGAATTCGATGCCAATACAAACGAAAATATTG AATCATACGTTAGATCAAACATTATTGACCCTGCAATCAAAGGCACTGAAAACCTCCTCAAATCTTGCTTGAAATCCAAGACAGTGAAAAGGGTTGTTTTCACATCCTCCATAAGTACTATCACTGCCAAAGACAGCAATGGAAATTGGAGATCTGTTGTGGATGAATCTTGCCAGACCACAATTGATCATGTCTTGAATGCAAAAGCAAGTGGATGG GTTTATGTGCTCTCCAAGCTTTTGACTGAAGAAGCAGCATTCAAGTTTGCAAACGAGAATGCTATTGACCTTGTTTCAGTGATAACCACGACTGTAGCCGGTCCTTTCCTCACAACCACCATTCCCTCAAGCATTCAAGTGCTCTTGTCACCAATCACAG GTGATCCCAAGTACTTGTCAATAGTGTCTGCTGTAAACGCAAGAATGGGGTCGATAGCTTTAGTCCACATTGAAGATATATGCAGTGCCCACATTTTTCTAATGGAGCATGACAAAGCAGAAGGTAAATACATATGCTGTGCCTGCAGCTCTCCCATGTATGAACTGATTAATCACCTTGCTCAAGAGAATCCGAGCTTAGATATTCAGAG GTTGGAGGCTGGGGAAAAAAGTACAAAACTTCCAGAGATTTCTTCCAGGAAGTTAAAAGATTTAGGCTTCACTTACAAGAATGGAATAGAAGATATAATTCATCAAACAATCACCACATGTGTAGATTATGGGTTTCTGAAGATCTAG